In Oreochromis niloticus isolate F11D_XX linkage group LG5, O_niloticus_UMD_NMBU, whole genome shotgun sequence, a single window of DNA contains:
- the glrx gene encoding glutaredoxin-1 yields the protein MAQQFVQAKIKGDKVVVFLKPTCPYCTMAQEVLQKYKFKPGHYECVDISNHSEMDSVQDYFLELTGARTVPRVFIGEECIGGGSDVAALQRSGKLEGMLKSIGALQ from the exons ATGGCGCAGCAGTTTGTCCAGGCGAAAATTAAGGGCGACAAAGTGGTGGTGTTTCTGAAACCCACCTGTCCTTACTGTACCATGGCTCAAGAggttttgcagaaatacaagTTCAAGCCGGGACATTATGAGTGCGTTGATATAAGTAACCACAGCGAAATGGACAGTGTGCAGGACTACTTCCTGGAACTTACTGGAGCCCGTACG GTCCCACGAGTATTCATCGGTGAGGAGTGCATCGGTGGTGGCAGTGATGTGGCGGCCCTCCAGAGGAGTGGCAAACTGGAGGGCATGTTGAAATCCATTGGGGCCCTGCAGTGA